The following proteins are encoded in a genomic region of Nocardioides renjunii:
- a CDS encoding DUF5655 domain-containing protein, translating into MSDLKLFRLVDGAATELMSSSVALEKSLQTVVEHNMEPLFGVRFLASEYSTGVRHGGRIDSLGLDENSSPVIFEYKRSVNENVINQGLFYLDWLLDHRAEFKLLVMERLGAEEANAIDWRNPRLICVASGFTRYDEHAVQQINRSIELVRYRDFSGELLALELVTTTKVDSSDASAAPAPKGSTPSASSKTVTEYLEQAPVALKDLYAELESYCEGLGDDVSKKALKFYFAFRRLKNFACIEVHPQTKTLLVYLKVDPDSVELESGFSRDVRSIGHFGTGDLELRVGSAKDLQKALPLIQRSYEAS; encoded by the coding sequence GTGTCTGACCTCAAGCTGTTCCGTCTGGTCGACGGTGCGGCGACGGAGCTGATGAGCTCGTCGGTTGCTCTCGAGAAGTCGCTGCAGACGGTCGTCGAACACAACATGGAGCCACTCTTCGGCGTGCGGTTCCTAGCCTCCGAGTACTCCACTGGCGTCAGACATGGCGGCCGGATTGACTCGCTCGGACTGGACGAGAACTCCTCCCCCGTGATCTTCGAGTACAAGCGTTCGGTGAATGAGAACGTCATCAACCAAGGGCTCTTCTATCTCGATTGGCTACTCGACCACCGCGCCGAGTTCAAGTTGCTCGTCATGGAGCGTCTGGGGGCGGAGGAGGCCAACGCCATCGACTGGCGCAACCCACGACTGATCTGTGTCGCAAGTGGCTTCACGAGGTATGACGAACACGCCGTTCAGCAGATCAACCGCAGCATCGAGCTCGTCCGATACCGCGACTTCAGCGGAGAGCTGCTGGCCCTGGAGCTGGTTACTACCACGAAGGTGGATTCAAGCGATGCCAGCGCTGCGCCAGCGCCAAAGGGAAGCACGCCCTCTGCCTCGTCGAAGACCGTGACGGAGTACTTGGAGCAGGCTCCGGTAGCGCTCAAGGATCTTTATGCTGAGCTTGAGTCGTACTGCGAGGGCCTGGGTGACGACGTGAGCAAGAAGGCGCTGAAGTTCTACTTCGCGTTCCGCAGGCTCAAGAATTTCGCCTGTATCGAAGTCCATCCGCAGACGAAGACACTCCTCGTCTACCTCAAGGTGGACCCGGACTCAGTCGAGCTCGAATCGGGATTCAGTCGGGATGTGCGGAGTATCGGCCACTTCGGGACCGGAGACCTCGAGTTGCGGGTCGGAAGTGCGAAGGACCTTCAGAAGGCATTGCCACTGATCCAAAGGAGCTACGAGGCGAGTTGA
- a CDS encoding ParB N-terminal domain-containing protein — MDAETEHSASSLLSLNMTDHLYPDHDFSSTADNLWHYGIDQDVPCFSLCTVSSARVDPGQLLDDPDAFESQEKVSSLQEAIRSGEPLPPVYLLHTVSSSHEYYLFEGMHRFTASHREQAEMLAWLAHIGCCGGPAPTERA; from the coding sequence ATGGATGCTGAAACCGAACACAGCGCGTCGTCACTGTTGTCACTGAACATGACCGATCACCTGTACCCCGACCATGACTTTTCCAGTACGGCAGACAACTTGTGGCACTACGGGATCGATCAGGACGTCCCGTGCTTCTCGCTATGCACGGTGAGCTCCGCCCGAGTGGATCCTGGGCAACTTCTGGACGACCCCGATGCCTTCGAGAGCCAGGAGAAGGTTTCCTCCCTGCAGGAGGCCATCCGCAGCGGCGAACCTCTCCCGCCGGTCTACCTTCTGCACACGGTGTCGAGCAGCCATGAGTACTACCTGTTCGAAGGGATGCATCGGTTCACAGCCAGCCACCGCGAGCAGGCTGAAATGCTGGCCTGGCTGGCACACATCGGTTGCTGTGGTGGTCCCGCCCCGACGGAGCGCGCATGA